The Populus trichocarpa isolate Nisqually-1 chromosome 2, P.trichocarpa_v4.1, whole genome shotgun sequence genome has a window encoding:
- the LOC18096079 gene encoding uncharacterized protein LOC18096079 isoform X2, with the protein MAGVNKSHEYETKTSAGEESGATETKDRGLFGFMGKKKEEVPATEYEEKIHRSDNSYPGDGEKKHEDTTVPSDTETPLTPEKKKSYFEQAKDMIPAYKKTEEVPPPTEAVYPSETPLTPEKKKSYFEQAKGIIPAYKKTEDGPPSPAEAAVHPTGTPLEPEKKKSYFEQAKDMIPAYKKTEDSPPSPAEAAVHPTGSRPLEPEKKSYFEQAKDMIPAYKKTEDSPPSPAEAAVHPTGSRPLEPEKKKSYFEQAKDIIPAYKKTEDSPPSPTEAAGHPTGSRPLEPEKKKSYFEQAKERTPGFKKSEEVSPRPAKAAAHHTETPLEPEEKKGFFEQAKERTPGFKKTEEVSPRPAKAAAHHTETPLEPEEKKGFFEQAKERTPGFKKTEEVSPRPAKAAAHLTETPLEPEEKKGFFDQAKERIPSHKKTEEVPPHPAKSASNEGAFSQTETPFEPEEKKGFLDKVKEKELSRKKTEEVPHPPAAAFSHTNTPSEPEEKRGFLKEKVPTHKKTEEFPFPAKPAYTEAAVSNTNTPLEPEEKRGLLDKIKEKMPGHKKTEEVPPSEFDSTENVVSHKGEPMVKKGMMEKIKEKLPGHRPQI; encoded by the exons ATGGCTGGGGTAAATAAGAGCCACGAGTATGAGACCAAGACCAGTGCTGGTGAAGAGAGTGGTGCTACTGAGACCAAGGATCGTGGGTTGTTTGGTTTCAtggggaagaaaaaagaagaggtgCCTGCCACTGAGTATGAAGAGAAAATTCATCGATCAGACAACAGTTAT CCTGGTGACGGGGAGAAGAAACATGAGGATACTACTGTTCCTTCTGACACAGAGACACCCCTTACcccagagaagaagaagagttacTTTGAGCAAGCCAAGGACATGATACCAGCATATAAGAAAACTGAAGAGGTTCCTCCTCCGACTGAAGCTGTTTATCCGTCTGAGACACCCCTTACcccagagaagaagaagagttacTTTGAGCAAGCCAAGGGCATAATACCAGCgtataaaaaaactgaagatgGCCCTCCCTCTCCAGCTGAAGCCGCAGTTCATCCCACAGGGACACCCCTTGAaccagagaagaagaagagttacTTTGAGCAAGCCAAGGACATGATACCAGCATATAAGAAAACTGAAGATTCCCCTCCCTCTCCAGCTGAAGCCGCAGTTCATCCCACAGGGTCACGACCCCTTGAACCAGAGAAGAAGAGTTACTTTGAGCAAGCCAAGGACATGATACCAGCATATAAGAAAACTGAAGATTCCCCTCCCTCTCCAGCTGAAGCCGCAGTTCATCCCACAGGGTCACGACCCCTTGAaccagagaagaagaagagttacTTTGAGCAAGCCAAGGACATAATACCAGCATATAAGAAAACTGAAGATTCCCCTCCCTCTCCAACTGAAGCCGCAGGTCATCCCACAGGGTCACGACCCCTTGAaccagagaagaagaagagttacTTTGAGCAAGCCAAGGAGAGAACACCAGGATTTAAGAAAAGTGAAGAGGTCTCTCCCCGTCCAGCTAAAGCCGCAGCTCATCACACAGAGACACCCCTTGAACCAGAGGAGAAGAAGGGTTTCTTTGAGCAAGCCAAGGAGAGAACACCAGGATTTAAGAAAACTGAAGAGGTCTCTCCCCGTCCAGCTAAAGCCGCAGCTCATCACACAGAGACACCCCTTGAACCAGAGGAGAAGAAGGGTTTCTTTGAGCAAGCCAAGGAGAGAACACCAGGATTTAAGAAAACTGAAGAGGTCTCTCCCCGTCCAGCTAAAGCCGCAGCTCACCTCACAGAGACACCCCTTGAACCAGAGGAGAAGAAGGGTTTCTTTGACCAAGCCAAGGAGAGAATACCATCACATAAGAAAACTGAAGAGGTCCCTCCCCATCCAGCTAAATCTGCTTCTAATGAAGGTGCATTTTCTCAGACAGAGACACCCTTTGAACCAGAGGAGAAGAAGGGTTTCCTTGACAAA GTCAAGGAGAAAGAGCTATCACGGAAGAAAACTGAAGAGGTCCCTCACCCTCCAGCTGCCGCATTTTCTCACACAAATACGCCATCTGAACCGGAAGAGAAGAGGGGTTTTCTCAAGGAGAAAGTGCCAACACATAAGAAAACCGAAGAGTTCCCTTTTCCAGCTAAACCTGCTTATACTGAAGCTGCAGTTTCAAACACAAATACACCCCTTGAACCAGAAGAGAAGAGGGGTTTACTTGacaaaatcaaggagaaaatGCCGGGacataaaaaaactgaagaGGTCCCTCCATCTGAATTTGATTCTACTGAAAATGTAGTTTCCCATAAAGGAGAGCCTATGGTGAAAAAGGGAATGATGGAGAAGATCAAGGAGAAGCTTCCTGGGCACCGCCCCCAAATATGA
- the LOC18096079 gene encoding uncharacterized protein LOC18096079 isoform X4 encodes MAGVNKSHEYETKTSAGEESGATETKDRGLFGFMGKKKEEVPATEYEEKIHRSDNSYPGDGEKKHEDTTVPSDTETPLTPEKKKSYFEQAKDMIPAYKKTEEVPPPTEAVYPSETPLTPEKKKSYFEQAKGIIPAYKKTEDGPPSPAEAAVHPTGTPLEPEKKKSYFEQAKDMIPAYKKTEDSPPSPAEAAVHPTGSRPLEPEKKSYFEQAKDMIPAYKKTEDSPPSPAEAAVHPTGSRPLEPEKKKSYFEQAKDIIPAYKKTEDSPPSPTEAAGHPTGSRPLEPEKKKSYFEQAKERTPGFKKSEEVSPRPAKAAAHHTETPLEPEEKKGFFEQAKERTPGFKKTEEVPPHPAKSASNEGAFSQTETPFEPEEKKGFLDKVKEKVPAHKTEEVPPPAESAFSHTETPFEPEEKKGFLDKVKEKELSRKKTEEVPHPPAAAFSHTNTPSEPEEKRGFLKEKVPTHKKTEEFPFPAKPAYTEAAVSNTNTPLEPEEKRGLLDKIKEKMPGHKKTEEVPPSEFDSTENVVSHKGEPMVKKGMMEKIKEKLPGHRPQI; translated from the exons ATGGCTGGGGTAAATAAGAGCCACGAGTATGAGACCAAGACCAGTGCTGGTGAAGAGAGTGGTGCTACTGAGACCAAGGATCGTGGGTTGTTTGGTTTCAtggggaagaaaaaagaagaggtgCCTGCCACTGAGTATGAAGAGAAAATTCATCGATCAGACAACAGTTAT CCTGGTGACGGGGAGAAGAAACATGAGGATACTACTGTTCCTTCTGACACAGAGACACCCCTTACcccagagaagaagaagagttacTTTGAGCAAGCCAAGGACATGATACCAGCATATAAGAAAACTGAAGAGGTTCCTCCTCCGACTGAAGCTGTTTATCCGTCTGAGACACCCCTTACcccagagaagaagaagagttacTTTGAGCAAGCCAAGGGCATAATACCAGCgtataaaaaaactgaagatgGCCCTCCCTCTCCAGCTGAAGCCGCAGTTCATCCCACAGGGACACCCCTTGAaccagagaagaagaagagttacTTTGAGCAAGCCAAGGACATGATACCAGCATATAAGAAAACTGAAGATTCCCCTCCCTCTCCAGCTGAAGCCGCAGTTCATCCCACAGGGTCACGACCCCTTGAACCAGAGAAGAAGAGTTACTTTGAGCAAGCCAAGGACATGATACCAGCATATAAGAAAACTGAAGATTCCCCTCCCTCTCCAGCTGAAGCCGCAGTTCATCCCACAGGGTCACGACCCCTTGAaccagagaagaagaagagttacTTTGAGCAAGCCAAGGACATAATACCAGCATATAAGAAAACTGAAGATTCCCCTCCCTCTCCAACTGAAGCCGCAGGTCATCCCACAGGGTCACGACCCCTTGAaccagagaagaagaagagttacTTTGAGCAAGCCAAGGAGAGAACACCAGGATTTAAGAAAAGTGAAGAGGTCTCTCCCCGTCCAGCTAAAGCCGCAGCTCATCACACAGAGACACCCCTTGAACCAGAGGAGAAGAAGGGTTTCTTTGAGCAAGCCAAGGAGAGAACACCAGGATTTAAGAAAACTGAAGAG GTCCCTCCCCATCCAGCTAAATCTGCTTCTAATGAAGGTGCATTTTCTCAGACAGAGACACCCTTTGAACCAGAGGAGAAGAAGGGTTTCCTTGACAAAGTCAAGGAGAAAGTTCCAGCACATAAAACTGAAGAGGTCCCTCCTCCAGCTGAATCTGCATTTTCTCACACAGAGACACCCTTTGAACCAGAGGAAAAGAAGGGTTTCCTTGACAAGGTCAAGGAGAAAGAGCTATCACGGAAGAAAACTGAAGAGGTCCCTCACCCTCCAGCTGCCGCATTTTCTCACACAAATACGCCATCTGAACCGGAAGAGAAGAGGGGTTTTCTCAAGGAGAAAGTGCCAACACATAAGAAAACCGAAGAGTTCCCTTTTCCAGCTAAACCTGCTTATACTGAAGCTGCAGTTTCAAACACAAATACACCCCTTGAACCAGAAGAGAAGAGGGGTTTACTTGacaaaatcaaggagaaaatGCCGGGacataaaaaaactgaagaGGTCCCTCCATCTGAATTTGATTCTACTGAAAATGTAGTTTCCCATAAAGGAGAGCCTATGGTGAAAAAGGGAATGATGGAGAAGATCAAGGAGAAGCTTCCTGGGCACCGCCCCCAAATATGA
- the LOC18096079 gene encoding uncharacterized protein LOC18096079 isoform X1, protein MAGVNKSHEYETKTSAGEESGATETKDRGLFGFMGKKKEEVPATEYEEKIHRSDNSYPGDGEKKHEDTTVPSDTETPLTPEKKKSYFEQAKDMIPAYKKTEEVPPPTEAVYPSETPLTPEKKKSYFEQAKGIIPAYKKTEDGPPSPAEAAVHPTGTPLEPEKKKSYFEQAKDMIPAYKKTEDSPPSPAEAAVHPTGSRPLEPEKKSYFEQAKDMIPAYKKTEDSPPSPAEAAVHPTGSRPLEPEKKKSYFEQAKDIIPAYKKTEDSPPSPTEAAGHPTGSRPLEPEKKKSYFEQAKERTPGFKKSEEVSPRPAKAAAHHTETPLEPEEKKGFFEQAKERTPGFKKTEEVSPRPAKAAAHHTETPLEPEEKKGFFEQAKERTPGFKKTEEVSPRPAKAAAHLTETPLEPEEKKGFFDQAKERIPSHKKTEEVPPHPAKSASNEGAFSQTETPFEPEEKKGFLDKVKEKVPAHKTEEVPPPAESAFSHTETPFEPEEKKGFLDKVKEKELSRKKTEEVPHPPAAAFSHTNTPSEPEEKRGFLKEKVPTHKKTEEFPFPAKPAYTEAAVSNTNTPLEPEEKRGLLDKIKEKMPGHKKTEEVPPSEFDSTENVVSHKGEPMVKKGMMEKIKEKLPGHRPQI, encoded by the exons ATGGCTGGGGTAAATAAGAGCCACGAGTATGAGACCAAGACCAGTGCTGGTGAAGAGAGTGGTGCTACTGAGACCAAGGATCGTGGGTTGTTTGGTTTCAtggggaagaaaaaagaagaggtgCCTGCCACTGAGTATGAAGAGAAAATTCATCGATCAGACAACAGTTAT CCTGGTGACGGGGAGAAGAAACATGAGGATACTACTGTTCCTTCTGACACAGAGACACCCCTTACcccagagaagaagaagagttacTTTGAGCAAGCCAAGGACATGATACCAGCATATAAGAAAACTGAAGAGGTTCCTCCTCCGACTGAAGCTGTTTATCCGTCTGAGACACCCCTTACcccagagaagaagaagagttacTTTGAGCAAGCCAAGGGCATAATACCAGCgtataaaaaaactgaagatgGCCCTCCCTCTCCAGCTGAAGCCGCAGTTCATCCCACAGGGACACCCCTTGAaccagagaagaagaagagttacTTTGAGCAAGCCAAGGACATGATACCAGCATATAAGAAAACTGAAGATTCCCCTCCCTCTCCAGCTGAAGCCGCAGTTCATCCCACAGGGTCACGACCCCTTGAACCAGAGAAGAAGAGTTACTTTGAGCAAGCCAAGGACATGATACCAGCATATAAGAAAACTGAAGATTCCCCTCCCTCTCCAGCTGAAGCCGCAGTTCATCCCACAGGGTCACGACCCCTTGAaccagagaagaagaagagttacTTTGAGCAAGCCAAGGACATAATACCAGCATATAAGAAAACTGAAGATTCCCCTCCCTCTCCAACTGAAGCCGCAGGTCATCCCACAGGGTCACGACCCCTTGAaccagagaagaagaagagttacTTTGAGCAAGCCAAGGAGAGAACACCAGGATTTAAGAAAAGTGAAGAGGTCTCTCCCCGTCCAGCTAAAGCCGCAGCTCATCACACAGAGACACCCCTTGAACCAGAGGAGAAGAAGGGTTTCTTTGAGCAAGCCAAGGAGAGAACACCAGGATTTAAGAAAACTGAAGAGGTCTCTCCCCGTCCAGCTAAAGCCGCAGCTCATCACACAGAGACACCCCTTGAACCAGAGGAGAAGAAGGGTTTCTTTGAGCAAGCCAAGGAGAGAACACCAGGATTTAAGAAAACTGAAGAGGTCTCTCCCCGTCCAGCTAAAGCCGCAGCTCACCTCACAGAGACACCCCTTGAACCAGAGGAGAAGAAGGGTTTCTTTGACCAAGCCAAGGAGAGAATACCATCACATAAGAAAACTGAAGAGGTCCCTCCCCATCCAGCTAAATCTGCTTCTAATGAAGGTGCATTTTCTCAGACAGAGACACCCTTTGAACCAGAGGAGAAGAAGGGTTTCCTTGACAAAGTCAAGGAGAAAGTTCCAGCACATAAAACTGAAGAGGTCCCTCCTCCAGCTGAATCTGCATTTTCTCACACAGAGACACCCTTTGAACCAGAGGAAAAGAAGGGTTTCCTTGACAAGGTCAAGGAGAAAGAGCTATCACGGAAGAAAACTGAAGAGGTCCCTCACCCTCCAGCTGCCGCATTTTCTCACACAAATACGCCATCTGAACCGGAAGAGAAGAGGGGTTTTCTCAAGGAGAAAGTGCCAACACATAAGAAAACCGAAGAGTTCCCTTTTCCAGCTAAACCTGCTTATACTGAAGCTGCAGTTTCAAACACAAATACACCCCTTGAACCAGAAGAGAAGAGGGGTTTACTTGacaaaatcaaggagaaaatGCCGGGacataaaaaaactgaagaGGTCCCTCCATCTGAATTTGATTCTACTGAAAATGTAGTTTCCCATAAAGGAGAGCCTATGGTGAAAAAGGGAATGATGGAGAAGATCAAGGAGAAGCTTCCTGGGCACCGCCCCCAAATATGA
- the LOC18096079 gene encoding uncharacterized protein LOC18096079 isoform X3 — protein MAGVNKSHEYETKTSAGEESGATETKDRGLFGFMGKKKEEVPATEYEEKIHRSDNSYPGDGEKKHEDTTVPSDTETPLTPEKKKSYFEQAKDMIPAYKKTEEVPPPTEAVYPSETPLTPEKKKSYFEQAKGIIPAYKKTEDGPPSPAEAAVHPTGTPLEPEKKKSYFEQAKDMIPAYKKTEDSPPSPAEAAVHPTGSRPLEPEKKSYFEQAKDMIPAYKKTEDSPPSPAEAAVHPTGSRPLEPEKKKSYFEQAKDIIPAYKKTEDSPPSPTEAAGHPTGSRPLEPEKKKSYFEQAKERTPGFKKSEEVSPRPAKAAAHHTETPLEPEEKKGFFEQAKERTPGFKKTEEVSPRPAKAAAHHTETPLEPEEKKGFFEQAKERTPGFKKTEEVSPRPAKAAAHLTETPLEPEEKKGFFDQAKERIPSHKKTEEVPPHPAKSASNEGAFSQTETPFEPEEKKGFLDKVKEKVPAHKTEEVPPPAEEKRGFLKEKVPTHKKTEEFPFPAKPAYTEAAVSNTNTPLEPEEKRGLLDKIKEKMPGHKKTEEVPPSEFDSTENVVSHKGEPMVKKGMMEKIKEKLPGHRPQI, from the exons ATGGCTGGGGTAAATAAGAGCCACGAGTATGAGACCAAGACCAGTGCTGGTGAAGAGAGTGGTGCTACTGAGACCAAGGATCGTGGGTTGTTTGGTTTCAtggggaagaaaaaagaagaggtgCCTGCCACTGAGTATGAAGAGAAAATTCATCGATCAGACAACAGTTAT CCTGGTGACGGGGAGAAGAAACATGAGGATACTACTGTTCCTTCTGACACAGAGACACCCCTTACcccagagaagaagaagagttacTTTGAGCAAGCCAAGGACATGATACCAGCATATAAGAAAACTGAAGAGGTTCCTCCTCCGACTGAAGCTGTTTATCCGTCTGAGACACCCCTTACcccagagaagaagaagagttacTTTGAGCAAGCCAAGGGCATAATACCAGCgtataaaaaaactgaagatgGCCCTCCCTCTCCAGCTGAAGCCGCAGTTCATCCCACAGGGACACCCCTTGAaccagagaagaagaagagttacTTTGAGCAAGCCAAGGACATGATACCAGCATATAAGAAAACTGAAGATTCCCCTCCCTCTCCAGCTGAAGCCGCAGTTCATCCCACAGGGTCACGACCCCTTGAACCAGAGAAGAAGAGTTACTTTGAGCAAGCCAAGGACATGATACCAGCATATAAGAAAACTGAAGATTCCCCTCCCTCTCCAGCTGAAGCCGCAGTTCATCCCACAGGGTCACGACCCCTTGAaccagagaagaagaagagttacTTTGAGCAAGCCAAGGACATAATACCAGCATATAAGAAAACTGAAGATTCCCCTCCCTCTCCAACTGAAGCCGCAGGTCATCCCACAGGGTCACGACCCCTTGAaccagagaagaagaagagttacTTTGAGCAAGCCAAGGAGAGAACACCAGGATTTAAGAAAAGTGAAGAGGTCTCTCCCCGTCCAGCTAAAGCCGCAGCTCATCACACAGAGACACCCCTTGAACCAGAGGAGAAGAAGGGTTTCTTTGAGCAAGCCAAGGAGAGAACACCAGGATTTAAGAAAACTGAAGAGGTCTCTCCCCGTCCAGCTAAAGCCGCAGCTCATCACACAGAGACACCCCTTGAACCAGAGGAGAAGAAGGGTTTCTTTGAGCAAGCCAAGGAGAGAACACCAGGATTTAAGAAAACTGAAGAGGTCTCTCCCCGTCCAGCTAAAGCCGCAGCTCACCTCACAGAGACACCCCTTGAACCAGAGGAGAAGAAGGGTTTCTTTGACCAAGCCAAGGAGAGAATACCATCACATAAGAAAACTGAAGAGGTCCCTCCCCATCCAGCTAAATCTGCTTCTAATGAAGGTGCATTTTCTCAGACAGAGACACCCTTTGAACCAGAGGAGAAGAAGGGTTTCCTTGACAAAGTCAAGGAGAAAGTTCCAGCACATAAAACTGAAGAGGTCCCTCCTCCAG CGGAAGAGAAGAGGGGTTTTCTCAAGGAGAAAGTGCCAACACATAAGAAAACCGAAGAGTTCCCTTTTCCAGCTAAACCTGCTTATACTGAAGCTGCAGTTTCAAACACAAATACACCCCTTGAACCAGAAGAGAAGAGGGGTTTACTTGacaaaatcaaggagaaaatGCCGGGacataaaaaaactgaagaGGTCCCTCCATCTGAATTTGATTCTACTGAAAATGTAGTTTCCCATAAAGGAGAGCCTATGGTGAAAAAGGGAATGATGGAGAAGATCAAGGAGAAGCTTCCTGGGCACCGCCCCCAAATATGA
- the LOC7496882 gene encoding neutral ceramidase 2: MMSRKSYRDSHFLLLLAALAIIGVINGEYLIGVGSYDMTGPAAEVNMMGYASMEQNSAGVHFRLRARTFIVADQNDQRARFAFVNLDAGMASQLVTVKVLERLRSRYGTLYTKENLAISGIHTHAGPGGYLQYLLYHVTSLGFVQQSFDALVNAIEQSVVQAHENLKPGSVFINTGDVENAGINRSPSAYLLNPAEERARYPANVDKEMTLLKFVDSASGKSIGAFSWYATHGTSMSRDNKLISGDNKGAAARFFEDWFTSTESNSSRSVPTPSNISKLIKKVRSIKATGGKPCDNSTSRSFKARKSDGSQFVGAFCQSNVGDISPNVLGAFCTDSGKPCDFNHSSCHGDVTLCKGRGPGYPDDTLSTKIIGERQFNKAVDLFMSATKELTGKVDYRHVYQNFSEIEVELSGKTKVRTCPAALGPGFAAGTTDGPGMFGFQQGDTEINELWKKVRDLLKEPSQFQVECQKPKAVLLSSGEMFEPYAWTPEILPIQILRLGKLIILSVPGELTTMAGRRLREAVKETLVSNGGGEFDDETHVVIAGLTNTYSQYVATFEEYEQQRYEAASTLYGPHTLSAYIQEFNHLALAMAKGRGVLQPADLSPPDLSSKVLRLLADPFPDSLPGGKKFGDIKQDVSEPKGGSFKKGNRPSATFWSANARNDLLTEGTFAAVEMLQGQRWIPVYDDDDFCLYFKWKLDNSSLYTSLATIEWEVPEEASSGVYRLRHFGSSKKAQHSPIEYFTGASSAFTVS; encoded by the exons ATGATGAGTAGGAAATCATATCGAGACTCCcattttcttttacttcttgCTGCCCTTGCCATTATAGGAGTCATTAATGGCGAATACTTGATCGGGGTGGGGAGTTATGACATGACTGGTCCTGCTGCCGAGGTTAACATGATGGGTTATGCTAGCATGGAACAGAACAGTGCTGGCGTGCATTTCAGGTTAAGAGCCAGGACTTTTATTGTGGCTGATCAGAATGACCAGAGGGCAAGGtttgcttttgtcaatcttgaTGCTGGCATGGCTTCACAGCTTGTGACTGTTAAAGTACTCGAGAGACTAAGATCAAG GTATGGAACTTTGTACACGAAAGAAAATCTGGCCATCAGTGGCATTCATACCCATGCTGGGCCTGGAGGGTATCTGCAATATTTACTCTACCATGTTACTTCTCTAGGCTTTGTCCAACAATCTTTTGATGCCCTTGTCAATGCAATTGAGCAAAGCGTAGTTCAAGCCCACGAGAATCTGAAGcctggctcagttttcattaacacaG ggGACGTTGAAAATGCTGGAATAAATAGGAGTCCAAGTGCATATCTACTTAACCCAGCGGAAGAGAGAGCACGATATCCAGCCAATGTTGACAAAGAAATGACCCTTTTGAAGTTTGTAGATAGTGCTAGTGGTAAGAGCATTGGAGCATTCAGCTGGTACGCCACTCATGGAACCTCAATGTCTAGAGACAATAAACTCATCAGTGGAGACAACAAGGGTGCTGCCGCTAGGTTTTTTGAGGACTGGTTCACTTCCACCGAATCCAACTCATCACGTAGCGTGCCCACGCCTTCAA ATATAAGCAAATTGATCAAGAAAGTGCGATCCATCAAGGCTACGGGAGGAAAACCATGCGATAATTCAACTAGCCGAAGCTTCAAGGCGAGGAAAAGTGATGGGTCGCAGTTTGTAGGGGCATTTTGTCAATCAAATGTTGGAGACATCAGCCCAAATGTGCTAGGAGCATTCTGTACTGATAGTGGAAAACCTTGCGACTTTAACCACTCTTCATGCCATGGAGATGTCACCCTCTGCAAAGGCCGTGGACCTGG ATACCCAGATGATACACTGAGCACAAAGATCATTGGAGAGAGGCAGTTCAACAAGGCCGTTGATCTGTTCATGTCTGCCACCAAGGAATTGACTGGAAAGGTCGACTATCGCCATGTGTACCAAAACTTTAGTGAAATAGAAGTGGAGCTAAGTGGAAAGACAAAGGTTAGGACTTGTCCTGCAGCCCTTGGTCCAGGTTTTGCCGCTGGAACCACAGATGGGCCTGGCATGTTCGGGTTTCAGCAGGGTGATACAGAG ATCAACGAGCTTTGGAAAAAAGTGAGGGACCTCTTAAAAGAACCAAGCCAATTCCAGGTGGAATGCCAAAAGCCCAAGGCTGTTTTACTATCCTCGGGAGAAATGTTTGAACCTTATGCGTGGACG CCAGAAATTCTTCCTATTCAAATTCTTAGGCTGGGAAAATTGATCATACTTTCGGTTCCAggag AGCTCACGACAATGGCTGGTCGTCGACTGAGGGAAGCAGTAAAGGAGACATTGGTAAGTAATGGAGGAGGAGAGTTTGACGACGAGACCCACGTTGTAATAGCTGGCCTGACAAACACTTACTCTCAGTATGTTGCGACTTTTGAAGAATACGAGCAACAAAGATATGAG GCTGCTTCAACACTCTATGGTCCTCACACATTATCAGCATACATTCAAGAATTCAACCACCTAGCACTGGCAATGGCTAAGGGGAGGGGTGTCCTACAACCAGCAGACTTGTCACCGCCAGATCTTTCCTCGAAAGTACTCAGACTCTTAGCTGATCCATTTCCAGACTCGCTCCCCGGGGGTAAAAAGTTTGGTGACATTAAACAAGATGTCAGTGAACCAAAAGGAGGTTCATTCAAAAAGGGGAATAGACCAAGCGCCACGTTTTGGAGTGCTAACGCGAGGAATGATCTATTAACAGAAGGCACATTTGCAGCCGTAGAGATGCTCCAAGGACAACGATGGATTCCagtttatgatgatgatgatttctgCTTGTATTTCAAGTGGAAATTGGACAATAGCAGTCTCTACACTAGCTTAGCAACCATCGAATGGGAGGTGCCAGAGGAGGCTAGCTCTGGAGTTTATCGGCTAAGGCATTTTGGGTCATCTAAGAAAGCACAACACTCCCCCATTGAATACTTCACCGGAGCATCTAGTGCATTTACGGTATCATAA
- the LOC7496883 gene encoding alcohol dehydrogenase-like 7 codes for MDGEKFSVEAGKPILCKAAVARKPGEPLVIEEIIVAPPSHHEVRVRIICTSLCQSDVTFWKLKDLPAVFPRILGHEAIGVVESVGEDVDEVVEGDVVIPVFLPDCGDCADCKSKKSNLCSKLPFQVSPWMPRDKTSRFTNLKGEVLYHFLNVSSFSEYTVVDTAHIVKIDPSIPPSKACLLSCGVSTGVGAAWRTANVEAGSTVVIFGLGSIGLAVAEGARISGATKIIGVDVNQEKFEIAKKFGVTDFVNVGECGDKPVSQVINEMTGGGADYCFECVGLVSLMEQAYACCRKGWGKTIILGVEKPESRVSLPCADVLQSGKTLTGALFGGLKAKSDIPILLKRYMDKELELDKFVTHEINFEDINKAFDLLLEGKSLRCVIWMDKQASYSKGVCIS; via the exons ATGGATGGAGAGAAATTCTCAGTCGAAGCAGGGAAACCAATTCTATGCAAAG CTGCGGTGGCTCGCAAACCAGGAGAGCCTCTCGTAATAGAGGAGATAATCGTGGCTCCTCCGAGTCATCATGAAGTTCGTGTTCGAATTATCTGCACCTCTCTCTGTCAAAGTGATGTCACTTTTTGGAAATTGAAG GATCTTCCTGCTGTTTTTCCAAGAATACTTGGCCATGAGGCTATCGG AGTTGTGGAGAGTGTAGGGGAGGATGTAGATGAGGTCGTCGAAGGAGATGTTGTGATTCCTGTATTCTTGCCAGATTGTGGAGATTGTGCAGACTGCAAATCAAAAAAGAGTAACCTTTGTTCGAAACTTCCCTTCCAGGTCTCTCCTTGGATGCCTAGAGATAAGACCAGTAGATTCACCAACCTAAAAGGAGAGGTTCTATACCATTTCCTAAATGTATCGAGTTTTAGTGAGTATACTGTGGTGGACACTGCCCATATTGTAAAGATTGATCCTTCAATCCCACCAAGTAAAGCATGCCTACTCAGTTGTGGAGTATCAACAG GGGTTGGAGCTGCATGGAGAACTGCAAATGTTGAGGCAGGGTCAACTGTTGTCATATTTGGGCTTGGGTCAATCGGCTTAGCA GTTGCAGAGGGTGCCAGAATAAGCGGCGCTACTAAGATTATAGGGGTGGATGTGAATCAAGAAAAGTTCGAAATTG CAAAAAAATTTGGAGTCACAGACTTTGTCAATGTTGGAGAATGCGGGGATAAACCTGTGAGCCAG GTGATCAATGAAATGACTGGTGGGGGAGCAGACTATTGCTTTGAATGTGTTGGTTTGGTGTCCTTGATGGAGCAAGCATATGCTTGCTGTCGAAAG GGATGGGGAAAGACAATCATCTTAGGAGTGGAAAAACCAGAGTCACGGGTCTCCCTTCCGTGTGCGGATGTCCTTCAGAGTGGGAAAACCCTCACTGGAGCCTTGTTCGGTGGTCTCAAAGCTAAATCTGATATTCCAATTCTCCTAAAGCGTTACATGGACAAG GAACTGGAGTTGGATAAGTTTGTGACCCATGAGATCAATTTTGAAGACATTAACAAAGCCTTCGATTTATTACTTGAAGGAAAGAGTCTCCGATGTGTAATTTGGATGGACAAACAAGCAAGCTACTCCAAAGGTGTTTGTATATCATGA